The region GAGTTTCAAAAAGAAGAATATTAAATCATGCACTTTTTTATGAGTCGCATCCAGATAATATTACACCTGCTGTTATGGGTGGTTTTAATGCAGCTACAGTTGAGAAAAACAAAGTTTTTTCACAAAGAAAACATCTGCCTTCTTATTTAAGAGCAATAGTTACAATACCAAATAAACCTATTAATACCTCAAAAGCAAGAACACTTTTACCAAAATCGTATTCTAAAGAAAATGCAATCTATAACCTTTCTCATACTGCTCTTACAGTAGGAGCTTTTTTTAACGAAGATTGGGAGATGTTAAAACTTGCAGCACAAGATAGGTTTCATCAAAAAGCAAGGATGAAAGTTTTACCTGAGCTTTTTTCAGTACAAAAAACAGCTTATGAGAGTGGTGCATTAATGAGTACGCTCTCAGGAAGTGGTTCTACATTTTTTTCAATGGCTTATGATGATGATTCAGCTATGATTGCAAATAAATTAAAACAAAAATTTCCTGATTTTATAGTTAAAACATTGAACTTTGACAACAATGGATTAATAATAGAGAGATAAACTCTATTAAATCAAGTAAGATTTGGATATAATGGCGAAAAAATTAAATCAACCTCTTCGAATGTGCATCTCTTGCAGAAATAGAGAAGCTCAAAATAAGCTGCTGAGACTTCAATGCATTGATGGTTCAATAGAAATATTCAAGGGTTTTGGAAGAAGTTTTTATTTATGCGATGTTTGCATCTTGTCTGATAAAAAAGTTATAAAATCACTTATGCGTCAATGCAAAAGTGGAGATAAAGATAAATTCACCAACAAACTAAAGGAGATCATCACTGATGATAGAAAAAGTTAGAGTACACGAAATTGCAAAAGAACTAGGAATAGCTTCTAAAGATGTTTTAGAAAAAGCAAAAAAAATGGGTCTTGAAGTAAAATCGGCACAAAGCGTAGTAACAATGGAGCAAGCTGAAGGATTAGCAAACTTTATTATGAATGGTGAAGTGACGGCAGAACCAGTTAAAAGTGTAAAAAAAGAAAAAACTAAAGCAACAAGTGATACTCAAAAAGAAGAAGAAACTCCTAAAGTGCAAGAAAAAGCAAAAGAGACAAAATCTCCTAAAAAAGAGGTTAAAAAAACTTCAACTCAAGAAGTTATAGCTAAAAAAGAGAGTTCTTCAAAAGAGGAAAAAACTAAGGAAGATTTAAAGCCTTCTAATAAAGAAGTAAAAGCTGAAAAAGAGTCCGACAAATCAATAAAAGAAGAGAAAAAAAGCCCTATCAAAATAGTTCAGCCTGTTGTTTCTCGTCAAATTAAAAAAACTGGTCTTAAAATAGTTAAAAAGAAAAAGCCAAAAGTTGAAGAAACTTATGAAGCACCACAAAAACAAGCATCAGTTTCATCTTATGGAAAAGTTAGTGCTGAAGTTTTAGAAGAACTAGCTCAAAAGAAAAAGTCTAAGCAAGCTAATGTAGCACCAATAAGAAAAAAAGAATCTGGCACAAAGATGGATATTTTTGGTGGTTCAATGGCTGAAGTCTCTATGGACATGGACGATCAAGTTACACTTCTTGACTTAAACTCAACAGAAAGAGCACCTCTTCCTGTTGAAGAGCCTAGAAAGCCTCGTGCACCAAAACCTGCAGGAAGAAATGCAAATAAAAAACAAGCTCCTCGTGGAAGAAAAGTATCTCGTGATAAAAGAAAAAAATATGCTAAAGCTACTCAAGAAGAAGAAATAGTAACTCATGTAGAGATTCCTGAAGATATTCGTGTTTATGAGTTTGCTGAAGCACTTAAGCGTCCTATGTCTGAAATTATTAAAGTTCTTTTTGATCTTGGCATGATGATGACAAAAAATGATTTCTTAGGAAATGATGAGATTGAAATTTTAAGTGAAGAGTTCAATGTTGAAGTAACAATAGTTGATCCTAAAGATGCATTTAACTATGAAGAAGATTTAAAACATGATGTTGAAAAAGATCCAAATGCTACAGAAAGACCACCTGTTATAACAATAATGGGTCACGTAGATCATGGTAAAACATCTCTCTTAGATGCTATTCGTGAAGCAAAGGTAAGTGAGGGTGAAGCTGGTGGAATTACTCAGCATATTGGAGCTTACACAGTTGAACAAAATGGTAAGGCTATTACTTTCTTGGATACACCAGGTCACGCAGCATTTTCTCATATGCGTCAACGTGGTACAGATGTAACAGATATTATTATTATAGTTGTAGCAGCTGATGATGGAGTTAAGCCTCAAACGATTGAAGTTATAAAACTTGCAAAAGAATCAGGTGCGCCTGTAATAGTTGCCCTTAATAAAATGGATAAAGAGAGTGCTCAACCAGATATGGTTAAAGGTCAAATGGCTGAACATGGAATTAATCCAGTTGATTGGGGTGGAGATGTAGAGTTTATTCCTGTTTCTGCAAAAAGTGGAATGGGTATTGATGATTTACTTGAAAACATTTTAATTACTGCAGAGGTTTTAGAACTTCGTGCAAATGAAAAAGCTATGGCTAAAGCAGCTGTTGTTGAGTCCTCACTTGAGAAAGGACGTGGACCTGTTGCTACAGTTATAGTTCAAAATGGTACTTTAAAAGTTGGAGATTATGTAGTTTGTGGTAGCGCTTATGGACGTGTTAAAGCTCTTATTGATGAGCATAATAAGCAAATCAAATTTCTTCTTCCAAGTCATACCGCTGTAGTAGTAGGATTGAATGAGGTTCCATCATCTGGTGAAATTATGATGGCTATGAATAGTGATAAAGAAGCTAAAGAGTATGCTTTAAAACGTCATGAATATGATAGACATAAAGAGCTTTCACACTCTACAAAATCAACATTAGAAGATATGACTTCTATGATTGCTGAGGGTAATTTAAAATCACTTAAAGTAGTTTTAAAAACTGATGTTCATGGTTCTCTTGAAGCACTTAAAAACTCTCTACTTGAGTTAAGAAATGATGAAGTTAAAATTAACATTATTTCTAGTGGAGTAGGTGGAATTACAGAAAATGATGTAGAACTTGTTTCAAACTCTCAAAACTGTGTTCTTTTAGGTTTTAATGTACGTCCTACAGGAAGTGTAAAAGCACTAGCTAAACAAAAAAATGTAGATATTAGAACTTACTCTATAATATATAAACTTTTAGATGATATGACTGGTATGTTAACTGGTATGATGACACCAAAATTTACTGAAGAAAATACAGGTCAAGCAGAAGTTAGAGATACATTTAAAATACCTAAAGGTATGGTTGCAGGATGTGTTGTTGTTGATGGTAAACTTGTTCGTGGTGGTATGGTTCGTGTTATTCGTGATGGTGTTGTTATTTACGAGGGCGCATTGACTTCACTTAAACGTTTCAAAGATGATGTTGAAGAAATTGGAAACGGTTATGAATGTGGTGTTGTTATAAGTGGTTACGATGATGTAATTGTAGGCGATACGATAGAAACATTTAAAAAAGTTGAACAAAAAGTATCACTATAATAAGCAAGCTTTTTTAAGATTGGAATTTTAAACTATGACAGAAGCACAAATTAAATTAAAACGAACAGAATCAGTTCTAAGCGAACTTATTCCTCAGGCATTAGGTTCTTTGAATGATAAAAGACTTCATGATTTAGAAGTTTTAGAAGTAAAATGTTCTCGTGGTAAAAGTGATGCTAAAGTTTATATAAATCCAAGTGAATTTAGTGAAGAAGAAAAACGAGAATACCTAAAGCTTTTAAAAAAAGCTAGACCAATTGTAGAGACATTTTGTCTCAAAGATCAAGGTTGGTATCGTTGTCCAAAATTTACATTTGAGTTTGATGAACAGATACAAAAAGCACAAAATATAGAAGAATTATTTAAAAAAATCGCAAAAAAGGATGAAGAATGAGTTTGGCAGAGGATATAAATTCATTTGTTTCATCACTAGATTTAGAGCTTTATGACACTTCAATAGTTAATGAAAACGATGAAACTATTTATCGTGTAAGTGTTATTTCAAAAGACATAGTAGATGGAAAAAGAAAAGGTGTATCTCTTGATAGCTGCGTTGAACTAACGCATCTAATCTCTCCGCTTCTTGATATTACTCCACCTGTTTCAGGAGATTATAGACTTGAAGTTGGAAGTCCTGGAATAGAGAGAAAATTAACAACTATAAAGCATTTTAAACTCTCTATCGGAGAAAAAGTCTCTTTGCTTATAAATAAAGAAAAAGTTAGAGGTCTTTTGCTTAAAGTTGAAGGTTCTAAAGTGTTTGTAGAGACTGAAGATGAAACTAAAGAATTAGAGTTTAATGATATTTCAAAAGCTAAAACTTATTTTGAATGGTAATAGATAATAGTTTTTTTATGAATTTAGCCTTAAGT is a window of uncultured Sulfurimonas sp. DNA encoding:
- the thrB gene encoding homoserine kinase — encoded protein: MTIIVPATSANLGPGFDSLGLAVDLQNKVEFHPSKFFSVCIKGEGENNPRLKGNNLFVSIFNDHYNRLTQKKQNFKFTFYNQIPMSRGLGSSSAVIVSAIASAHEAAGIRVSKRRILNHALFYESHPDNITPAVMGGFNAATVEKNKVFSQRKHLPSYLRAIVTIPNKPINTSKARTLLPKSYSKENAIYNLSHTALTVGAFFNEDWEMLKLAAQDRFHQKARMKVLPELFSVQKTAYESGALMSTLSGSGSTFFSMAYDDDSAMIANKLKQKFPDFIVKTLNFDNNGLIIER
- a CDS encoding ribosome maturation factor, whose product is MSLAEDINSFVSSLDLELYDTSIVNENDETIYRVSVISKDIVDGKRKGVSLDSCVELTHLISPLLDITPPVSGDYRLEVGSPGIERKLTTIKHFKLSIGEKVSLLINKEKVRGLLLKVEGSKVFVETEDETKELEFNDISKAKTYFEW
- the rbfA gene encoding 30S ribosome-binding factor RbfA; translation: MTEAQIKLKRTESVLSELIPQALGSLNDKRLHDLEVLEVKCSRGKSDAKVYINPSEFSEEEKREYLKLLKKARPIVETFCLKDQGWYRCPKFTFEFDEQIQKAQNIEELFKKIAKKDEE
- the infB gene encoding translation initiation factor IF-2: MEKVRVHEIAKELGIASKDVLEKAKKMGLEVKSAQSVVTMEQAEGLANFIMNGEVTAEPVKSVKKEKTKATSDTQKEEETPKVQEKAKETKSPKKEVKKTSTQEVIAKKESSSKEEKTKEDLKPSNKEVKAEKESDKSIKEEKKSPIKIVQPVVSRQIKKTGLKIVKKKKPKVEETYEAPQKQASVSSYGKVSAEVLEELAQKKKSKQANVAPIRKKESGTKMDIFGGSMAEVSMDMDDQVTLLDLNSTERAPLPVEEPRKPRAPKPAGRNANKKQAPRGRKVSRDKRKKYAKATQEEEIVTHVEIPEDIRVYEFAEALKRPMSEIIKVLFDLGMMMTKNDFLGNDEIEILSEEFNVEVTIVDPKDAFNYEEDLKHDVEKDPNATERPPVITIMGHVDHGKTSLLDAIREAKVSEGEAGGITQHIGAYTVEQNGKAITFLDTPGHAAFSHMRQRGTDVTDIIIIVVAADDGVKPQTIEVIKLAKESGAPVIVALNKMDKESAQPDMVKGQMAEHGINPVDWGGDVEFIPVSAKSGMGIDDLLENILITAEVLELRANEKAMAKAAVVESSLEKGRGPVATVIVQNGTLKVGDYVVCGSAYGRVKALIDEHNKQIKFLLPSHTAVVVGLNEVPSSGEIMMAMNSDKEAKEYALKRHEYDRHKELSHSTKSTLEDMTSMIAEGNLKSLKVVLKTDVHGSLEALKNSLLELRNDEVKINIISSGVGGITENDVELVSNSQNCVLLGFNVRPTGSVKALAKQKNVDIRTYSIIYKLLDDMTGMLTGMMTPKFTEENTGQAEVRDTFKIPKGMVAGCVVVDGKLVRGGMVRVIRDGVVIYEGALTSLKRFKDDVEEIGNGYECGVVISGYDDVIVGDTIETFKKVEQKVSL